The following nucleotide sequence is from Novipirellula galeiformis.
AGACCAGGTTCCACTGCCATCGTCAGCTTGTGTGACGGTCCCGATCGAAGCCGACAGGCTCACGACATCGCCAACGGAATCCGAGAAGGTGATGGTATTGCTGGCGACGTCGCCTTGGTCGACCGTCAGCTCCGAGAGTTCGACGGCAACCACAGGCGGTAAGTTCGTGACATCAAAGTGGGCGATTCGCGTGGCGACTTCGACGTCATCGACTCGAACCGAATAACGGAAGCTGGCGGAACCGAGTTCAGCGGCAACGAAACGGACGGTATGGTCGTCACTTAGGATTTCGGCTTCGCCGTTGACCGCTTCCGTGATAACGAACGTCGGATCGGTCAGTTCTAGATCAGCAACCAGCGACAGCAAGTCGAGGTCCCGCTCGCCAGCAACGAGGCTATCGAAAACATTGTCGGCGAGGTAGCTGACCAATCCCGCATCTTGCCGCTCCAAATGGTCAGTGATCTCCGCTTCGATTTCAAATTCCGAAACGATCGGGACTTCATCGATCTGGAACGTGTTACCGATCGCCGACAACGAATGGGGACCAGCGTTGTCAATCAGATCGCCATCGCCATGAATGATGATCGTGTTTCCACCGGGATCATCGGCAGTCCCCAGATCAACCTTTCCGCCGGTGACCTGAATGGCTGGCCGATCAGCCGTCGTCGTTTCTTCGATCCTGCTGTTGCGTAGCGTCAAGCTTCCGCCCTGGACGAGGATGGTGGGAGCGTCGGTGGCATTGGTGAAGGTGAAACCCTCGACGATCAGATTTCCGGATTCCAGCGTCAGTGCGGGCGAAGCACCCACCCAGGTTGGCCCGTTAGAACCGTTGATGCGAACGGTGATACCGGCTGGCAGTTTGATGGTTTCGCCGCTGTACACGCCTGCCGTCAGGTTGATGGATATTTCTAGCGTCTCTCCGACATTCAGGTTTTCGAGTTGGGTAATAGCCTGAAGCGTGGAGGTCAGTTTTTCCGGATCAGACGCGATGGTGAGGATCGGCTCCTTTTCATCTGTTGCTTCCTTGACCCAGTCCTTCAAGCCAGCGGAAAGGCTAGACAGGTCAAGACTGGCACCAAACGGATTCACCCCATCCCGGCCAAAAACCACATAACTTTGACCAGCCTGACCATCGGCGTAGTATGCTCCGATGATCAGATCGTCAATTCCGTCGTTGTTGACATCACCAGCACCGCTGACGGAATATCCTGAGAAGTCACCTGAATCAAAGCCGTAGATCACGAACCCATTGCTGCCGTCCAGAGAATTCAGTTCGACGCTGGCAGCAAACGGATGTTCCTCATCTCGACCAAAAATCACATAACTTTCACCAGCATCAGATTGACCATTGCCAGACCCATTGGCGGAATATGCTCCGATGATTAGGTCGTCGATTCCGTCGTTGTTAATGTCACCAGCCCTGCTGACGGAAATGCCTGAATGGTCGCTTGAATCAATGCCGTGAATTGCGAAACCACTGCTACCGTTCAGGGAGCTCAGGCTGACGCTGGCGGCAAACGGGACCTCCGCGTTCCGGCCAAAAATCACGTAACTTTCACCAGCAGCAGACTGGCCATTCCCTGCCCCATCGGCGTAGTATGCTCCGATGATCAGGTCGTCGATTCCGTCGTTGTTAATGTCACCAGCGCCGCTGACAGAAATGCCTGAAGAGTCGTCTGAATCAATGCCGTGGATTACGAAACCATTGCTGCCGTCCAGTAAACTCAGGTCGATGCTGGCGGCAAACGGATCCTCCGCGTCCCGGCCAAAAATTACGTAACTTTCACCAGCATTAGACTGGCCATTACCTGACCCATTGGCAAGGAATGCTCCGATGACGAGGTCGCTGATTCCGTCGCCGTTAACATCACCCGCACCGCTAACGGAGATGCCTGAACTGTCGCCTGAATCAACACCGTGGATCACGAAGCCATTGCTGCCGTCCAGAGAACTCAGGTCAACGCTGGCACCAAACGGATCCTCCGCGTTCCGGCCAAAAATAACGTAACTTTCACCAGCACCAGACTGGCCATTGCCAGCGCTGCCGGCAATATATGCTCCGATGATCAAGTCGTCAGTTCCGTCGTTGTTGATGTCACCCGCACCGCTAACGGAGATGCCTGAACGGTCGTTTGAATCAATGCCGTGGATCACGAAGCCATTGCTGCCGTCCAGAGAACTCAGGTCAACGCTGGCAGTAAACGGAGCCACCGCCTTTCGGCCAAAAATCACATAACTTTCACCTACCTGGCCATTGGCGTTGGGGGCTCCGATGACTAGGTCAACAATTCCGTCGTTGTTAACGTCACCAGCACCGCTGACGGAAAAACCAGAAGAGCCGCTCGAATCAATGCCGTGAATCACGAAACCATTACTGCCGTCAAGGGAACTCAGGTCGACGCTGGTGGTAAACGGATCCTCCGCGTGCCTGCCAAAAACCACATAGCTTTCACCAACATTGGATCGGCTATTATCAATCCCATCGGCGTAGGGGGCTCCGATGACCAAGTCATCAATTCCGTCGCTGTTCACGTCGCCAGCGCTGCTGACGGAATAACCTGAACTGTCAACTGAATCAACACCGTGGATCACAAAGCCACCGGTGTCGAGAATCGTCCCGATTCCCTCACTGCGGGTGATCGCGGCATTTCCAGTGACTCCACTCAGTCTCACCACAAACGTCTCGTTCGTTTCAGCATAGGTGTCTCCTTGAGCGATTACAGTAATTGTCTTGGTGGATTCACCGTCCAAAAATGTGAGTGTGTCCGCGACTGGCAGATAGTCGGAGTTATCCACAGTGGCCGTTCCGTCTACCGTCTGATAGTCAACACTGACCTCTCCCACCAGCGAGCCACTACGTGTCACGGTGAATACAAATGGAGTTGGTCCCACCGCACCTTCGACTTTGCTAACGTTGCCAATCGTCAAAAGACTGGAACGAATCGAGACGATATGGTCTTCGACTTCGCCATCACTGGCAAACCCGGTCGGTACGGAGGCGGCTTGTATGTCAGTGCTCAGACGGAATCGGGCGTACGTCGTGCCATTGAAACCGACGGGTACCATCGGGAAGTCCAATTCGACCGTCGTCGATTCGGGATCCGGGTTAACCGAATGCTGGGCGGAAAGATCGAACGTCCCGTCGCCGTTGGAGTCGATCCAGCCGTACAGCATTGCCGGTTTCGCGGTTCGATTGGTTACCACCACCGTTACGGTGGGGCTCGTACCTCCAATAAACGTCAACGAGCCAAACGCATCCTCGTCATCCGCCAATTCTCCGTGAAAGAGGTCACCAGTAACATCATCTGAGTTGGCTTGGCTGCCGGGATTCGCGGTGAACTCGCCGTCAACGAATTTACCGATGAAGATATCTTGGTCGATTTGGTGTGATGGCCCGCTGTCACTTATGGACGTGTTGTAGTTGCCAGGTCCCGTGCCGGGGCCGGTATCTGGGGCATCACCGTAGTCCCTGCTGAGCAAACTCGCGAGGTATTCTCCGCCCGCACCGTCATTGGACAGCAATCGGAGGATGGTCATCGTCGAGTCCGAACTGCCCGCCAATAGAATGCGATCGAATTCATCCACGAACACACCACCGATCGATTCCGAAGTGCTGCCGAGGTCGATGATTTTTTTGCCGCCGTCGCCGAACGCTTCGTCGAGGGTGCCGTCAGAGTTGATGCGGGCAACCGCGAAGTCCGAAACACCATCCGACGGTGAAAAGGTGTAGCCGCCGACGATCACGCGATTGGAACTGTCGACCGCGATACTCTGTGCGCTATCAGCATCGCCACCGAAGTCAATGGATAGCTTGCCGTCGTCGTCAAAGCTGACATCAAGCGAGCCGTCGGGGTTAAGCCACGCGATAGCAACGTCGGTTTGAGCAGCCGAATAGTCGTAGTAATAGCCACTGATGACGATTCGTCCAAATCGATCGATCGTGACTGCCGATGGCACATCCGAGCTGTTTCGATTGGCGTCCACGATATTGATGGTTTGAATCCCATCGCCGCCAAATCCAGTGTCGAGTTGGCCGGTGTTGAGATATCGAGCTGCCGCAAAATCGCTGTTAACTGTGCCCACGATCACAATGTTATCGTTCTGATCGACCGCTAAATCCGTGGGGTGGAACGCAAGCTCGACGTATTGACCGGAACCGAATGTCGAATCAAGAGTTCCTGAGGCTGTCAACCGTGTCAGGATTTTAGCATTTCCGGAAGTGCCGGAAATCAGGATACGCCCCTGACTATCGACCGCCATCGCGGTCGGTCTGTCACTTTGGCTGTTGAAGTCGTGGATGGACAGGCCGTTGGTGCCAAAGCTTGCATCGAGTTCACCATCAGCCGTCAGGCGATAGATGTTGAGGTTCTCTTTCGTGCCCGAGTTTAAGTTGCTCTGTCGACCATTCGTTAATAGGATGATTCGCCCTTGGTCATCAATATGGACCCCGATGGCGCGGTCTGAATTGTTGAAAGGATTCGTATCCAGTCGCACAAGACCTCGATCACCAAATCCAAGATCAAGCTGCCCGTCATCGAGATATCGAATGACCAGGACGTCACTCGATCCTGAAGAGTGCCCGATGGCAACGATTTTTCCGTCGGGCTGATGCGAGACAATTTCTGAAGCGAATCCGTTCGAATACGGACTTCCAATGTCGGTGGTGAGCTTGCCATCACGACTGAAAGTGCTGTCAAAGTCTCCATTGTTGGTCAGCCGCGCAACGGCAAAGTCAGAAGTCCCCGTTCCTGCAACCAGGATATTGCCGACCGGATCGATCGCCAAAAAGCCTCCAAAGTCGCGTTCGTTACCAAAGTCAACAATCTGGACCCCGTCGTCGTCAAAGGTATCGTCAAGTTCTCCCGAAACGGCAAGTCGGATCACCGCAATGTCCTCGCGCTGTCCGGACTCTTGAGTTTGGGCTGCAATCAGGATGCGGTCGCTGCCATCGATCGCCAGGCCATAGGTAAATTCCTGCTGTGAAAAGATGTCGACGATATGTTTTCCATCGTCTGAGAAATTCGTGTCGAGTACTCCGCCATTCGTCAATCGGGCGACGGCAATGTCTGTCCCGGATTCGCCACCTTGAAAGGATCGTCCAGTGACGACAATTCGCCCCAAACTGTCGATGGCGACAGAGCCTGGATAATCGCCCTTGTTATCGAAGTCGATTGTCTGGATACCGTCGCTGTCGAAAGTATCGTCGAGTACTCCGTCCTTTGTCAGACGAATCACCGCCAGATCACGTTGGCTACTCGATCGGAGGTTCGTATAGCCGCCCATCACGATTCGATCCAGAACATCGATGGTAAGGGATGTCGAGATATCCGTCGTTCCGCCAAGATCGAAGTGATTCTTTCCATCTTCCGAAAACGTCGAATCAAGCACTCCATCTGCGGTTAGTCGCGCAACGGCGAAGTCGTAATCACGGTCGACGATGTGCTGAGCACTTCCACCAACAACAATTCTTCCCGTACTGTCGATGGCGACATCTGGGGTTCCTGTTTTGCGTCCATCGAAGTCGATGAACTGAAAGCCATCGCTTCCGAAGCTGGTGTCGATATCCCCGTTGGGCATCAAACGAGTGATCGCGAAGTCTGATCTTCCTGATCCATCGGTGTACGACAATGCCCCCGCAATGATGATTCGATTCTGGTCATCCAGGACCATACTGCTCGCCGACATGCGGGCGCCATCGAACCACATCCGGTGCTGAGCGACTCCCAGGTTGCCAAACGTCCCGTCGGCTACACCATCCATGTTCAATCGGAGGACGGTGACGTCAGATCCATTACTCCCCAGAATCAATGATTGTCCGTTGGATGGATACGCAACGACGTCCACGACGCTATCGGTATTTGGCTTTCGAGAGTCCGTACGGACAACTCCGTTATTACCAAAACCGGGATCAAGCGAACCGGAGGGGATCAGGTTCTGGTAGCCGTTGCCGATCCCCGTTACGACGTAATCTTCGACTTCGCCATCGAGTGCACGACCGGTGGGAACCGCCGCACTTGCGTCGGTACTGAAGCGGAACCGCGCGTAGGTCGTTCCCGAAAATCCTTCTGGAACCTTGGGGAACGTCAGCGTGACTATCTCACCAAGGCTGCCTTTACCGACGGCTGCAGAAGGTACAGAGAGGGATACTTGTTCGCCCCCATCAAATTCGCCATTCATGTCGTAGTCGATCCAGCCGTAGAGCGCTGCATCACTACCAGTCAGGTTCGTGACGTACAGATCGACGGACGGATTTTGACCGACGGCCAGATTTCGTAGTTGTGATGGATCAACCAAGCCATCTTCGTCGTTACCAAAACCGGTGACGTCATCGCCTGTCGCCGCATCGTTCGGATTCGGTGCCTTTTCGACATCGACGAACGAACCCAGAAAGATGTTCGAATCAAGTTCGTGCGATGGCGACCGCATTGCGGTGGAAGCATCCGCTAGCTGCACTAGATAGTCACTGGATCCTGCTCGAACCATCAATTCCGGCAGGTCATTGCTGTTGCTGTCGTCCATCACAGCGATGGACCGTCCGAAGGATCCGTGGTTGTCCGCAGAGTCTTCTGGACCGCCTCCCATCCCGGTGGCAATTTTTGAGACGTCGGTTACGGAGCCATCCCTTGCCAACTGCAAGACGTAGACGGCACCTCGATTCATACCGCCGGTGTTGTCGTACGGAGCGCCGACAGCGATGTCAAGGATCCCATCCCCGTTGGCATCGCTAATCGATGCCACGGATGTTCCGAACCGGTCGTCTGCAGAAATCGGCATCCCAGTGCTTTGTGAGATGATATTTCGGCCTTGCTCCGTGCCATTGTTGTTCAAGTATACGACGAAAGCTGCACCGCTGCGGCGATTGGCAAGCGTGTCGGAATAAGTAGGGGCACCGATCAGCAAGTCGGTCACATGATCGTCATTGAGGTACCCAAGATTGACGACCGAGCTGCCGAAGTCTCCCGGTCCGCTGATCACTTGGTAGTCGTCAACGACTCCATTCGCCCCCATCAGGAGGATGAAGACCCTTCCATCGCCTTCAAATCCTGCAGCCCCCACGGCCAGATCATCGTATCCGTCCGCATCAATGTCTCCAATCGAAGCGATCGAGATGCCAAAACCCGCTGGTTCAGACAGCGATGGTCCATTGCCGCTGTCGCCGCCGATGATTGTGGAACCGATCGACTTCCCATCGCGGTCCAGAAAGACGACATCCAGTCGGCCCGCGGCTTCGCTACCGATCCCAGGTGAGCCGATGACGACGTCGGGAATGCCGTCGCCGTTCAGGTCACCCAATCCCGTGAACGATTCGCCCAAACGGTGCGTCTGAAGATCGACGGGAATCGCGGTTGACTCCACTCGTTTCACGGTGCCATCCGGGTTCAGCAAATGGATCTCTACGCCGGGAGAGTTTCCGCCGATCAACACCGATGCGGCCAGGTCATTCGTCCCATTGCCGTCAACGTCACCGATGTTGTGAAACGCCCCGTCGACAAGTTGAGACTGCGGCGTGGTCGCTGTGGAAACAATGCTTCCGGAGTTTCCGATCGCTGCATCGCCATGGTCGAAGTACGTTTGCCCCGAGCCTATTGGGGGTATGATCGTGACGAGATAGTCTTCGACTTCGCCATCGAAGGCGGCCCCGGTCGGTGCTGCGGCTGCACCATCGGTACTCAATCGGAACCGCGCGTATGTCATACCCGCCACCCCGGCTGGAATGAATGGGAATGATAATGGGACAGTCGGCTCGGTTGTTTTGTCCGGTACGGGAAACTCGCTCCGCTCACTGAGATCGAAAACGCCGTCGAAGTTGAGATCGATCCAGCCGTAGAGCATGCCATCGCTGCCGGTGTCATTGGTCACAATGACGTCTACCTGCGACGTTTGTCCCGCCGTCAGTGTCAAGACACCGCCGGGAAGAATCAGACCATCATCGTCATCACCGTCTGCCAAATTCGATGGATTGGCAAAGACATCCGCAGTAATGGAAGTGCCAAGATAGATCGCATCATTGACGATGTGTACTGGACCATCATCATGGGCGTGGGTGTTGTAGTTCCATGGTCCCGTGCCATCGCCGCTATCCGGAGCATCACCGAAATCACCGCGACGAAGTACGCCGATACTCATTTCAATTAGTCCGCCCTGGCTGTCACATCGCGGCGGAGCGGCTGTCACAAAGTCAACTCCACCTTCGCCATCGACGTCTCCTAGTACAGCCAAGTCGACACCTACGTCCGAGTAACTCCAGCCCTCGGGGGTTTTTAATTCAAGTTGTTCTTTGACCGTTCCATCGGCATTCAGCAAGAGCCGATGAATGCTTCCAAATCGTACGTCGCAAAACCCTTGCGTTGTATCGGTCGAAGTCCTACCGGGCGCTCCGACCAGTACGTCCGCGACCCCATCACCATCCAAGTCTCCTGGTGCGGCAACGGCTAATCCGAAGAGTTCTGCTGAGGTATCTGTGCCAAGCTTTGATAAGTCGTAATCGAATGTTTTACGATCACGAAGTTCTCCTTCTGACGATAAGAACACCACATCCAAGAATCCATTTCTGCCAACGGCGATCTCCAGCAATCCGTCGCCGTCGAGGTCGCCAATCGCGGCGAGGTCTTGAGCGTCAATCCCCGAGAGGCTTGTGCGGTCAATCACGCTACCCTCGCTCGACATGAAAAGGATATCGATTGCCGCATCGTAGGTATCGGTCACCAGGGCACCGGGTCCGGTGTACCGTTTTCGCTCGTATTCCTGTTGAGATACCGCGAGGTCGGGCACCCCATTGCCGTCCAAATCACCGACAGTAGTAATCGCTCGACCAAAGTTCAGATTAGCGGGATCAAAGTTGGCGTCGTCAGGGCCGAGGTTGGGGGTGGGGCCAATCTCCGCGAAATCGCGCAGCGAGCCATCCGTTTTTAAATACAGTATCTGAACTTTGCCATTTGCGTCTGGTGAAAAACGTGACACATCAGGGAATGTACTCCCCACCGCTAGTTCGTCGATTCCGTCACCGTCCAGGTCACCGGCAGACGCGAGCGACCCGATCGTTCCAAAACCGTTTCCGCCCACCCGGTCTCCACGAATCTCCGTGGTTGTGATGATTCGCCCTTCTGGACCGACAAACAGTACCTGGACCGCGTTACCAGCCGCGACGGCCATATCGCGATAACCATTGCCATCAACATCGCCGAGGGAAGTGACATGGCGAGTGTTTTGTCCGTGGACGCCAAACGGACCGATCTCACTACGAGCGACCGGCGATCCATCCGCATTCAACGAAACGATTTCGACCGAACCGCTCCACGCATCGTTGGATGCACTAATCGCAATCTCAATCGATCCGTCACCCGAAGGATCAACCGACAGGTCACCGAGAAACGCCATCGCACTAGCATACTTGGCGTCCGCATGCTGCGAATTCGATTTCAGTGCATACCGCTGTGCCGCCTCCAGAGTGCCGTTGGCATTCAGGAACAGCACGTAGGCTGCTCCCTGGACATCATTGGTTGGTTCACTATCCGCAAGCGAGCGTCCGCGGAGCGTCGGATCTCCGACGATCAGTTCGAACCTACCGTCGCCATCGAGATCTCCTGCGACCAGTGAATTTCCGAAGCCATAGTCATGCCGAGCACTGTAGTCAATGAAGTTGCTGGTCAAGTGTGTACGATGCAGTACCTCAAAGTCCGCATTGAGTGACAGGATTTGAACGATTCCCTCGTCATCGTTCCCACCACGCTGAATTCCCACAGCGATTTCGATATTGCCGTCGTCGTCCAGGTCTCCCAGCAGCGTGATGGCTTTACCAAATATATCGTTCGAATCAGGAGCCAAAGGCGCGGACGCGATGTGTGAAATCGTGGCAGTTTTCTGAACGGCACCACTTGAATCGACGGAGAGAATCTGGAAATAGTCGGTGTGTCCTACTTTGGGATTCCTGACGACCAGCTCCTGCGTCCCATTGTTTCCGAGATCGCCGAGGTGCGCGATCGGCTCGCCAACTCCTGTAGCAATCGACTGTACGCTTTTGGCGGTTCCCACACTGTTTAAGTAAATGACATGCAACGACGTAGCGTCCGACAAGGCTTCGCCGGATGAAACAGCGAGATCGACGAACCCATCCCCGTTGAGATCCCCGATCGGTGCAATTTTTAGGAGGTTGCCACTGTACGGCGCAGACTCCCCAATGCCTGCTGCTCCGAGCGGGATGATGGTTCGTTTTGAATAAGAACCATCCGATTCGAGAAAGAAGATGTGGACAGCTCCTG
It contains:
- a CDS encoding GEVED domain-containing protein, translated to MFSKRSTQRVSISRRRTQHRKTSRRQLSAALRSTHRRVGIERLEDRHLLAMDFGDAPDFGVGTGPGDYQTSLVDNGPRHTIDARIFMGRPSEGTPDRLKDDGLRNPHFDLNVTHGSQPEVSVVVTNRTDAPATLHGWIDFNGDGVFDNQTERALATPETIVGFAESKTVQLVFPEIGSSFHGQTQARFRFSTDGAAASPTGLASDGEVEDYVANIFLPHTDEAEMLQYYRVAADDHTNYPNAPFVGYNFKFGDSIAKVGDLDRNGVTDLAVAVPGDNSEGEGTGAVHIFFLESDGSYSKRTIIPLGAAGIGESAPYSGNLLKIAPIGDLNGDGFVDLAVSSGEALSDATSLHVIYLNSVGTAKSVQSIATGVGEPIAHLGDLGNNGTQELVVRNPKVGHTDYFQILSVDSSGAVQKTATISHIASAPLAPDSNDIFGKAITLLGDLDDDGNIEIAVGIQRGGNDDEGIVQILSLNADFEVLHRTHLTSNFIDYSARHDYGFGNSLVAGDLDGDGRFELIVGDPTLRGRSLADSEPTNDVQGAAYVLFLNANGTLEAAQRYALKSNSQHADAKYASAMAFLGDLSVDPSGDGSIEIAISASNDAWSGSVEIVSLNADGSPVARSEIGPFGVHGQNTRHVTSLGDVDGNGYRDMAVAAGNAVQVLFVGPEGRIITTTEIRGDRVGGNGFGTIGSLASAGDLDGDGIDELAVGSTFPDVSRFSPDANGKVQILYLKTDGSLRDFAEIGPTPNLGPDDANFDPANLNFGRAITTVGDLDGNGVPDLAVSQQEYERKRYTGPGALVTDTYDAAIDILFMSSEGSVIDRTSLSGIDAQDLAAIGDLDGDGLLEIAVGRNGFLDVVFLSSEGELRDRKTFDYDLSKLGTDTSAELFGLAVAAPGDLDGDGVADVLVGAPGRTSTDTTQGFCDVRFGSIHRLLLNADGTVKEQLELKTPEGWSYSDVGVDLAVLGDVDGEGGVDFVTAAPPRCDSQGGLIEMSIGVLRRGDFGDAPDSGDGTGPWNYNTHAHDDGPVHIVNDAIYLGTSITADVFANPSNLADGDDDDGLILPGGVLTLTAGQTSQVDVIVTNDTGSDGMLYGWIDLNFDGVFDLSERSEFPVPDKTTEPTVPLSFPFIPAGVAGMTYARFRLSTDGAAAAPTGAAFDGEVEDYLVTIIPPIGSGQTYFDHGDAAIGNSGSIVSTATTPQSQLVDGAFHNIGDVDGNGTNDLAASVLIGGNSPGVEIHLLNPDGTVKRVESTAIPVDLQTHRLGESFTGLGDLNGDGIPDVVIGSPGIGSEAAGRLDVVFLDRDGKSIGSTIIGGDSGNGPSLSEPAGFGISIASIGDIDADGYDDLAVGAAGFEGDGRVFILLMGANGVVDDYQVISGPGDFGSSVVNLGYLNDDHVTDLLIGAPTYSDTLANRRSGAAFVVYLNNNGTEQGRNIISQSTGMPISADDRFGTSVASISDANGDGILDIAVGAPYDNTGGMNRGAVYVLQLARDGSVTDVSKIATGMGGGPEDSADNHGSFGRSIAVMDDSNSNDLPELMVRAGSSDYLVQLADASTAMRSPSHELDSNIFLGSFVDVEKAPNPNDAATGDDVTGFGNDEDGLVDPSQLRNLAVGQNPSVDLYVTNLTGSDAALYGWIDYDMNGEFDGGEQVSLSVPSAAVGKGSLGEIVTLTFPKVPEGFSGTTYARFRFSTDASAAVPTGRALDGEVEDYVVTGIGNGYQNLIPSGSLDPGFGNNGVVRTDSRKPNTDSVVDVVAYPSNGQSLILGSNGSDVTVLRLNMDGVADGTFGNLGVAQHRMWFDGARMSASSMVLDDQNRIIIAGALSYTDGSGRSDFAITRLMPNGDIDTSFGSDGFQFIDFDGRKTGTPDVAIDSTGRIVVGGSAQHIVDRDYDFAVARLTADGVLDSTFSEDGKNHFDLGGTTDISTSLTIDVLDRIVMGGYTNLRSSSQRDLAVIRLTKDGVLDDTFDSDGIQTIDFDNKGDYPGSVAIDSLGRIVVTGRSFQGGESGTDIAVARLTNGGVLDTNFSDDGKHIVDIFSQQEFTYGLAIDGSDRILIAAQTQESGQREDIAVIRLAVSGELDDTFDDDGVQIVDFGNERDFGGFLAIDPVGNILVAGTGTSDFAVARLTNNGDFDSTFSRDGKLTTDIGSPYSNGFASEIVSHQPDGKIVAIGHSSGSSDVLVIRYLDDGQLDLGFGDRGLVRLDTNPFNNSDRAIGVHIDDQGRIILLTNGRQSNLNSGTKENLNIYRLTADGELDASFGTNGLSIHDFNSQSDRPTAMAVDSQGRILISGTSGNAKILTRLTASGTLDSTFGSGQYVELAFHPTDLAVDQNDNIVIVGTVNSDFAAARYLNTGQLDTGFGGDGIQTINIVDANRNSSDVPSAVTIDRFGRIVISGYYYDYSAAQTDVAIAWLNPDGSLDVSFDDDGKLSIDFGGDADSAQSIAVDSSNRVIVGGYTFSPSDGVSDFAVARINSDGTLDEAFGDGGKKIIDLGSTSESIGGVFVDEFDRILLAGSSDSTMTILRLLSNDGAGGEYLASLLSRDYGDAPDTGPGTGPGNYNTSISDSGPSHQIDQDIFIGKFVDGEFTANPGSQANSDDVTGDLFHGELADDEDAFGSLTFIGGTSPTVTVVVTNRTAKPAMLYGWIDSNGDGTFDLSAQHSVNPDPESTTVELDFPMVPVGFNGTTYARFRLSTDIQAASVPTGFASDGEVEDHIVSIRSSLLTIGNVSKVEGAVGPTPFVFTVTRSGSLVGEVSVDYQTVDGTATVDNSDYLPVADTLTFLDGESTKTITVIAQGDTYAETNETFVVRLSGVTGNAAITRSEGIGTILDTGGFVIHGVDSVDSSGYSVSSAGDVNSDGIDDLVIGAPYADGIDNSRSNVGESYVVFGRHAEDPFTTSVDLSSLDGSNGFVIHGIDSSGSSGFSVSGAGDVNNDGIVDLVIGAPNANGQVGESYVIFGRKAVAPFTASVDLSSLDGSNGFVIHGIDSNDRSGISVSGAGDINNDGTDDLIIGAYIAGSAGNGQSGAGESYVIFGRNAEDPFGASVDLSSLDGSNGFVIHGVDSGDSSGISVSGAGDVNGDGISDLVIGAFLANGSGNGQSNAGESYVIFGRDAEDPFAASIDLSLLDGSNGFVIHGIDSDDSSGISVSGAGDINNDGIDDLIIGAYYADGAGNGQSAAGESYVIFGRNAEVPFAASVSLSSLNGSSGFAIHGIDSSDHSGISVSRAGDINNDGIDDLIIGAYSANGSGNGQSDAGESYVIFGRDEEHPFAASVELNSLDGSNGFVIYGFDSGDFSGYSVSGAGDVNNDGIDDLIIGAYYADGQAGQSYVVFGRDGVNPFGASLDLSSLSAGLKDWVKEATDEKEPILTIASDPEKLTSTLQAITQLENLNVGETLEISINLTAGVYSGETIKLPAGITVRINGSNGPTWVGASPALTLESGNLIVEGFTFTNATDAPTILVQGGSLTLRNSRIEETTTADRPAIQVTGGKVDLGTADDPGGNTIIIHGDGDLIDNAGPHSLSAIGNTFQIDEVPIVSEFEIEAEITDHLERQDAGLVSYLADNVFDSLVAGERDLDLLSLVADLELTDPTFVITEAVNGEAEILSDDHTVRFVAAELGSASFRYSVRVDDVEVATRIAHFDVTNLPPVVAVELSELTVDQGDVASNTITFSDSVGDVVSLSASIGTVTQADDGSGTWSWSFNTNDTTDESQTVTITATDSFGITSRTTFSLNVNLAADPLSVSGVTVNDGALQRSNTTQLAIQFDRDFDAQSMIDSGQILSAISLHTGAGFSTNVALTADQFRWDMATSRLLIDLTAGGTQSILADGRYELRIHDTIDASFVDSDGTDDGVYRYHFHQLSGDFDGDAIVGISDRATWFDRTKVQFGARAGMAGYDSAFDFDGDGIISTRDYYVWLRSCVGKQLD